Proteins encoded in a region of the Xylocopa sonorina isolate GNS202 chromosome 1, iyXylSono1_principal, whole genome shotgun sequence genome:
- the Vps52 gene encoding vacuolar protein sorting 52, translating to MSEEIDIFDDKEAQLPQDLGDDVVQEVLKTGTDLRQYSRQIEKELKEVENKSIQDYIKESENIASLHNQIAACDNILEKMESMLMSFQLDLGSISSEILYLQRKSVAMSQQLSNRQIIRGPLSQFIEDMTVSEALIAGIMDCPVTEKEFLTQLQTLNHKINFVKEQSFKEAKSCLDVKDILEKLKIKALAKIRTYLLEQIYKFRKPMTNYQVPQNNMLKYKFFFEFILANERNVAEEICGEYIGTMSKIYYSYFKSYSSRLMKLQFEEGATKDDLMGVEDTAGRSIFHKTPLKHRGTVFSIGSRGEVLTSQLEAPIIVPHTASKTRYHYEALFRSEQYALVDNACREYLFLTEFFKVRGVPAMDIFNQVMGKTLNLMVKNFQSFVDDCYDTIALFLCLHLVMRYRLTCHKRAVPALDKYWDNMTSVIWPRFEYVFQLNIQSIKHCDPFKLTQETGPHYITRRYAEFSAAMVSVVEGFPCEGATQLLAELREAVQCFLLRMAATFSSRIQQLVFLINNYDLVLGVLMERTRDNSKEAESFREQLNARSSEYVEEILSPHFGGIIQFVKETEVMIEKGQVDDSKRQEGKALALVQSFTNNWKRALEEINHEVLKSFPSLVLGTALVQRAMTQLVQYYHRFHKILPPNARTQLTNFHHIMVEMKKYKANY from the exons atGTCCGAGGAAATTGATATTTTTGATGATAAAGAAGCACAATTGCCTCAAGATCTTGGGGATGATGTTGTTCAAGAAGTATTGAAAACTGGTACAGATTTGCGTCAATATTCTAGGCAGATCGAGAAAGAATTAAAGGAAGTGGAAAATAAATcaattcaagattatataaaagaaagtgaaaataTTGCCAGTCTGCATAATCAGATCGCCGCATGTGATAATATTTTAGAG AAAATGGAATCAATGTTGATGAGTTTTCAATTagatttaggaagtattagttCTGAAATACTTTATCTCCAACGTAAATCTGTAGCAATGAGTCAACAACTGTCTAATAGACAAATAATTAGAGGACCCCTTAGTCAGTTTATAGAAGATATGACAGTTTCAGAAGCTCTTATTGC AGGAATCATGGACTGCCCAGTAACAGAGAAAGAATTTTTAACACAACTGCAGACATTGAACCACAAAATAAATTTTGTAAAGGAACAGAGTTTTAAAGAAGCCAAATCTTGTTTAGATGTGAAAGATATATTAGAGAAACTGAAGATAAAAGCGCTAGCAAAAATTAGAACATATCTTTTGGAGCAAATTTATAAATTTCGAAAACCAATGACTAATTATCAAGTGCCACAGAATAATATGTTGAAATATAAATTTTTCTTTGAGTTTATTTTAGCAAATGAAAGAAATGTAGCAGAAGAAATTTGTGGAGAATATATCGGCACAATGagcaaaatatattattcatattttaaatcaTATTCTTCGAGGTTAATGAAATTGCAG TTTGAGGAAGGAGCGACTAAAGATGATCTAATGGGTGTTGAAGATACTGCTGGAAGAAGTATCTTTCATAAAACTCCATTAAAGCATAGAGGCACTGTATTTTCTATAGGAAGCAGAGGAGAAGTATTAACTTCTCAATTGGAAGCACCTATTATTGTTCCTCATACTGCATCTAAAACAAGG TACCATTATGAAGCTCTGTTCAGAAGTGAACAGTATGCTCTTGTAGATAATGCTTGTAGGGAATATTTATTCTTAACTGAATTCTTCAAAGTACGTGGTGTGCCAGCAATGGATATTTTTAATCAG GTAATGGGGAAAACTTTAAACCTGATGGTGAAAAATTTTCAATCTTTCGTGgatgattgctacgataccattgCATTATTTCTCTGTTTACATCTAGTAATGCGTTATCGTTTAACTTGTCATAAAAGAGCTGTACCAGCTTTAGATAAATATTGGGACAACATGACATCAGTAATTTGGCCTAG ATTTGAGTATGTCTTCCAACTGAATATTCAAAGCATAAAACACTGTGACCCTTTCAAACTCACACAAGAAACAGGACCACATTAT ATTACACGAAGATATGCTGAGTTTAGTGCAGCGATGGTCAGTGTAGTTGAAGGATTTCCTTGTGAAGGAGCAACTCAATTATTAGCAGAATTAAGAGAAGCTGTTCAATGTTTCTTGTTAAGAATGGCAGCTACATTTTCTAGTAGAATTCAACAATTAGTTTTCCTTATAAATAATTATGACTTAGTTCTCGGTGTATTAATG GAAAGAACGCGAGATAATTCAAAAGAAGCTGAAAGCTTTAGAGAACAACTGAATGCACGTTCTTCAGAATATGTCGAGGAAATTTTAAGTCCACATTTTGGAGGCATAATACAGTTTGTCAAAGAAACTGAAGTAATGATTGAGAAAGGTCAAGTTGATGATTCAAAAAGGCAAGAAGGGAAAGCATTAGCTCTCGTGCAATCTTTTACAAATAATTGGAAACGGGCATTAGAAGAAATTAATCATGAAGTACTGAAATCATTCCCTAGTTTGGTACTTGGGACGGCATTGGTGCAACGTGCAATGACGCAATTGGTGCAATATTATCATAGATTCCATAAGATCTTACCGCCAAATGCACGTAcacaattaacaaattttcaTCATATAATGGTGGAAATGAAAAAGTACAAAGcaaattattag